One genomic segment of Plasmodium vivax chromosome 9, whole genome shotgun sequence includes these proteins:
- a CDS encoding hypothetical protein, conserved (encoded by transcript PVX_091455A), whose amino-acid sequence MIEKSNNPFLSIDPVVERGKAEGEELPLISSKAKRHVDFTQIVVYLVGLSDGLTHLASLAIYYLFKDHFRLTPYQVSLILMYPYIPFILKPAIALITDSVSIFGMRRKPYLFLFSLFQSLNFLALAFLQLSVFQATLILFFISLCASFCTTVAEALVVESSIGKTYSQGTNKVTEFIASKAIGSLSVAYFSGYLLERLSREYIFMATSLFPLIISISCLFLREKEYTSERSIITQLHDLVKFVNTPIFLGPFLYIFVYMSGPDYDDAFFFFCTNKLGFRPSFMGTLRLTYGIASLIGIIVYRLFLKNQGLKKTLILTTLISFPVYISPIVLTERINSYFGISNELFVLSGGFLIEAITEIQLLPLFILTANICQPGLEASVFATILSVKNLGSLTKKGTSSLLTYLLKIDSYNFENLSLYIFICGFFLLFSLTLVPLLPEEEKIDKLKSRR is encoded by the coding sequence ATGATAGAGAAGTCGAACAACCCGTTCCTGAGCATCGACCCGGTGGTGGAGCGCGGGAAGGCGGAGGGAGAGGAGCTGCCGCTGATCAGTTCGAAGGCGAAGCGTCACGTGGATTTCACGCAGATAGTGGTGTACCTGGTGGGTCTGTCCGACGGCCTGACCCACCTGGCATCTCTGGCCATATACTACCTATTTAAGGACCATTTCCGTTTAACACCCTACCAAGTGTCCCTCATACTGATGTACCCCTACATCCCCTTCATTCTAAAGCCCGCCATAGCGCTGATTACAGACTCAGTATCAATTTTCGgaatgaggaggaagccCTATTTGTTCCTATTCAGTCTATTTCAGTCTCTAAATTTTTTGGCTTTAGCATTTTTACAGCTGTCTGTATTCCAAGCTACTCtcatcctcttcttcatctcccTGTGTGCCTCATTCTGCACGACAGTGGCGGAAGCCTTGGTGGTGGAGAGTTCCATTGGAAAGACCTACTCGCAAGGAACTAATAAAGTGACCGAGTTTATAGCGTCCAAAGCGATCGGCAGCCTTTCAGTAGCCTACTTTTCGGGGTACCTCCTAGAGAGACTATCAAGGGAATACATATTCATGGCCACTTCTCTCTTCCCCCTCATCATATCAATTTCGTGTCTCTTCCTGAGGGAAAAGGAGTACACGTCCGAAAGGAGTATAATCACGCAGCTACACGATTTGGTTAAGTTTGTTAACACGCCCATTTTCTTGGGACCCTTTCTCTACATCTTTGTGTATATGTCTGGCCCGGATTACGAcgatgccttttttttcttctgcaccAATAAGTTGGGATTTAGGCCGTCCTTTATGGGTACCTTGAGACTCACCTACGGGATTGCCTCCCTCATTGGCATAATCGTTTACCgcttgtttttaaaaaaccaAGGGCTGAAGAAGACACTCATCTTGACCACACTCATATCCTTCCCCGTGTACATCTCGCCGATCGTACTGACAGAGAGAATCAACAGCTACTTTGGTATTTCCAATGAGCTCTTTGTCCTCAGTGGGGGGTTCCTAATCGAAGCCATAACAGAAATACAGCTCCTGCCGCTATTCATTTTGACTGCTAATATATGCCAGCCTGGGTTAGAGGCCAGTGTCTTTGCTACCATTTTGAGCGTCAAGAATTTGGGCTCCTTAACAAAGAAGGGCACCTCCTCCCTCCTCACCTACCTCCTCAAAATCGACAGCTACAATTTCGAAAATCTCAGTTTgtacattttcatttgcggcttcttcctcctcttctccctcaccctcgtccccctcctccccgaggaggaaaagatCGACAAGCTCAAGAGCAGGCGGTGA
- a CDS encoding oligosacharyl transferase STT3 subunit, putative (encoded by transcript PVX_091460A) has protein sequence MVESETPAEGEELGDLGLKPRFFLNRLLHGLFCSGAFRQALKEGRRSRRKVEILTVLLIGLLSFLLRLFSVTRNEAIIHEFDPYFNYKLTKILNENNFYHFWNYFDAKAWFPLGRTTGQTLFPGLMLTSHFIYKICNKLGFLVDIKMVCIYIGPLFSCLTCVMTYVLTVEVYHFGGAGLLAALFVCMSPSHVSRTVAGSYDNESIAIFLLLLCLYTWIRCLKKGTLLSALVCSLSTYYMALSWGAYIYITNSISLYMLVILLLKRCDSKNLISFNVYYVLTSILCLNIPCINRSVFASIEHLGTHAIFVLINLFLLARHVSVLLKLSWNHRSRTLLDPTYASKHNPIVASISEHQPTTWSSYFFDVHLVLIFVPIGLYECMKEQATRGAFFLGIFSLLCLYFSALMVRLLLIFSPIASVLSAIGLSSLLSRYVRFVRLPPSTFRASLLFESELPRGDSRSCEGSYTGEGDYPGEEDYACEGDYPGGEDYTCGEGYSDGGGHSDGGGCSGQLASEEKAHRRGEGSPTDGESGAANSASVMAAPPPEERLIKLPFNRTENTEVSILTSLCILTLLGYLVVLAILHATWCSSIAYSESNITFYSRNEKGERYINDDVRQMYKWIQQNTKTDARIVAWWDYGYQLSVMGDRVTYVDNNTWSTAHIATVGLILSANEKQAYDYVKEMDANYVLVSYGGYSKNSSDDLNKFLWILKITNQQFKHVNPLLYYYHDQNHPLGKNATSFMSSSLLYRLSYFNVSNGKVRGYDYIRKLEVPEVRGLRYFEEVFTSDVWGFRLYRVREDV, from the exons ATGGTTGAGAGCGAAACCCCCGCAGAGGGAGAGGAGCTGGGCGACCTGGGGCTGAAGCCCCGTTTCTTCCTAAACCGCCTCCTGCACGGGCTGTTCTGCAGCGGCGCCTTCCGCCAG GCCCTGAAGGAGGGAAGGCGCAGCCGGCGGAAAGTGGAAATCCTCACCGTGCTGCTGATCGGGCTGCTGAGCTTCCTCCTGCGCCTCTTCTCAGTCACCCGAAATGAAGCAATCATACACGAGTTTGACCCGTACTTTAATTACAagttaacaaaaattttgaacgaaaataatttctaCCACTTTTGGAATTACTTTGATGCGAAGGCCTGGTTCCCCTTGGGGAGGACAACGGGGCAGACCTTATTCCCCGGCCTGATGTTGACGAgtcattttatatacaaaatttgCAACAAGCTTGGGTTCCTAGTGGACATCAAGATGGTCTGCATCTACATTGGGCCCCTATTCAGCTGCTTAACGTGTGTAATGACGTACGTCCTCACAGTGGAGGTGTATCACTTTGGAGGGGCAGGGTTACTGGCAGCTCTCTTCGTTTGCATGTCTCCCTCCCATGTCTCCAGGACAGTTGCAGGATCGTATGACAATGAATCAATCGCCATCTTTCTGCTCCTCCTCTGTTTATACACCTGGATTAGGTGTCTGAAGAAGGGGACGCTCCTCTCAGCTCTGGTGTGCTCCCTCAGTACCTACTACATGGCTCTCTCATGGGGTGCCTACATCTACATTACCAATTCGATTAGCCTCTACATGCTGGTTATTCTCCTGCTGAAGCGGTGCGACTCAAAAAATTTGATCTCCTTTAATGTGTATTACGTATTAACAAGTATCCTTTGCCTGAACATCCCCTGTATTAATAGATCCGTTTTTGCAAGCATCGAGCACCTCGGGACGCATGCCATTTTTGTGTTAATCAATTTGTTCCTACTAGCCAGGCACGTGAGTGTCCTTCTGAAG cTCTCATGGAATCATAGATCAAGAACGCTACTAGATCCTACTTATGCATCTAAGCACAATCCTATCGTTGCATCTATTTCTGAGCACCAGCCTACCACATGGTCTTCTTACTTTTTTGACGTGCACCTTGTTTTGATTTTTGTGCCCATTGGACTCTACGAGTGTATGAAGGAGCAAGCCACGAGGGGAGCCTTCTTCTtaggcattttttccctcctctgTTTGTACTTCTCCGCCCTTATGGTCAGACTGCTTTTGATATTCTCCCCCATTGCCAGTGTGTTGAGCGCCATAGGGTTGTCTTCCCTACTTAGCCGCTACGTGCGCTTTGTGCGCCTGCCCCCCAGCACGTTCCGGGCGTCTCTCCTCTTTGAGAGCGAGCTCCCCCGGGGGGACAGCCGCTCCTGCGAGGGCAGCTACACAGGGGAGGGGGACTACCCAGGGGAAGAGGACTACGCATGTGAAGGGGATTACCCAGGAGGAGAGGATTACACATGTGGAGAGGGTTACTCAGATGGAGGGGGCCACTCAGATGGGGGGGGCTGCAGCGGGCAGCTGGCTTCCGAGGAGAAGGCGCACCGGCGAGGGGAGGGCAGTCCCACCGACGGGGAGAGCGGCGCTGCCAACTCCGCCAGTGTGATGGCCGCCCCCCCTCCCGAGGAGCGGCTCATCAAGCTTCCCTTCAACCGAACGGAGAACACCGAGGTGTCGATCCTGACGAGCCTGTGCATCTTAACCCTGCTGGGCTACCTGGTAGTTCTGGCCATCCTGCACGCCACCTGGTGCTCCTCCATCGCCTACTCAGAGTCTAACATAACCTTTTACAGccgaaatgaaaagggagagaggTACATAAACGACGACGTGAGGCAGATGTACAAATGGATTCAGCAGAACACAAAGACAGATGCACGGATAGTGGCTTGGTGGGACTACGGCTACCAGTTGAGTGTCATGGGGGATAGAGTCACCTACGTAGATAACAACACGTGGAGCACTGCTCACATCGCCACAGTCGGGTTGATCCTCAgtgcaaatgaaaaacaagCCTACGATTATGTGAAGGAGATGGATGCGAATTACGTCCTCGTGTCTTATGGGGGCTACTCGAAGAACTCTTCAGATGATCTTAACAAATTTCTGTGGATTCTTAAAATTACAAACCAACAGTTTAAGCATGTAAACCCACTGCTCTATTACTACCATGATCAGAACCACCCCCTGGGGAAGAACGCCACGTCCTTTATGTCGAGCAGCCTGCTCTACAGACTCTCCTACTTTAACGTGTCGAATGGGAAGGTCAGGGGGTATGACTACATAAGGAAGCTGGAGGTCCCGGAGGTCAGGGGGCTCCGCTACTTCGAGGAGGTCTTCACCTCCGACGTGTGGGGCTTCCGCTTGTACAGGGTTAGGGAGGACGtctga
- a CDS encoding cathepsin C precursor, putative (encoded by transcript PVX_091465A) codes for MRRAKNLLSFGLIFLHALYVNLTVADLPTHVEIRNLVGKWKIQRTQTSPKITTCGSSQPNNNIFNVKITDYKKYLLDNHYKFTSELYVILSDDFVLYGDMHDTTGNEHRKNWKVLVVYDEHKRKIGTWTTICDEGFEIRLGNETYTALMHYEPTGKCGEAKEDDATDSNGETECYVTNYNKIRFGWVDISNTKDEKLYGCFYAERYRVSDEPASAVEVSHNFAKETTANSSVLKVHNFLYPPPSASTSSSSDKPTFTKRKNMQIDQNSELYWHKMKHHGKKKPITKAMIMNAKQRYACPCNKDEHVQNEVNDGDNPDQPVSPVSPVSLMQLGAGSGEDGTNEMDLENYEDTEKAPHRELEIDELPKNFTWGDPFNNNTREYDVTNQLLCGSCYIASQMYVFKRRIEIGLTKNLDKKYLNNFDDLLSIQTVLSCSFYDQGCNGGYPYLVSKMAKLQGIPLDKVFPYTATAETCPYPVDQAGPMTTPAPGAANRGSGSAKPLNNLRQINAVIFGKRTTNDMHEHFESPISDDPDKWYAKDYNYIGGCYGCNQCNGEKIMMNEIFRNGPIVASFEASPDFYEYADGVYYVEDFPHARRCTVDDTKSNFVYNITGWEKVNHAIVLVGWGEEEIDGALYKFWIGRNSWGKTWGKEGYFKIIRGVNFSGIESQSLFIEPDFTRGAGKILLEKLRNE; via the coding sequence atgagaagagcaAAGAACCTGTTAAGCTTCGGCTTAATTTTTCTGCATGCCCTGTATGTGAACCTCACCGTGGCGGATCTCCCAACCCATGTGGAGATAAGAAATTTGGTGGGGAAGTGGAAGATCCAGAGGACCCAAACATCTCCAAAGATAACCACCTGTGGATCCAGCCAGCCGAAcaacaacatttttaatgtaaaaattaccGACTATAAGAAGTACCTGTTGGACAACCACTATAAGTTTACGTCCGAATTGTATGTCATCCTGTCCGACGATTTTGTGTTGTATGGAGATATGCACGACACGACTGGCAATGAACACCGCAAGAATTGGAAGGTCCTAGTTGTGTACGACGAGCATAAGAGGAAGATAGGCACCTGGACCACCATTTGTGATGAGGGATTTGAAATCAGGTTAGGAAATGAAACGTACACTGCTTTGATGCATTATGAGCCCACTGGCAAGTGTGGAGAGGCGAAGGAGGACGACGCGACGGATTCTAATGGAGAGACGGAGTGCTACGTCACCAATTATAACAAGATAAGATTCGGCTGGGTGGATATCTCCAACACGAAGGATGAGAAATTGTACGGCTGCTTCTACGCGGAGAGGTACCGCGTGTCAGATGAGCCTGCAAGCGCAGTGGAGGTGAGCCACAACTTTGCCAAGGAAACTACCGCCAACAGCAGTGTCCTGAAGGTGCACAACTTTTTGTACCCCCCGCCCTCCGCCTCGACCTCGAGCAGCAGCGACAAGCCGACCTTCACCAAGAGGAAGAACATGCAAATCGACCAGAACAGCGAGCTCTATTGGCACAAGATGAAGCACCacgggaagaagaagcccaTAACGAAGGCCATGATCATGAATGCCAAGCAGAGGTATGCCTGCCCATGCAATAAGGACGAGCACGTGCAGAATGAGGTGAACGATGGGGATAACCCGGACCAGCCGGTGTCGCCAGTCTCCCCCGTCTCGCTGATGCAGCTGGGCGCCGGCAGCGGGGAGGACGGGACGAACGAAATGGACCTGGAGAACTACGAAGACACGGAGAAGGCCCCCCACCGGGAACTCGAAATTGACGAGCTGCCGAAGAACTTCACCTGGGGAGACCCCTTTAATAACAACACGAGGGAGTACGACGTGACAAATCAGCTTCTCTGTGGCTCGTGCTACATCGCCTCGCAGATGTATGTGTTTAAGAGAAGAATAGAAATTGGGCTGACCAAAAATTTGGACAAAAAATACCTGAACAATTTCGACGACCTGTTGTCCATACAAACGGTCCTTTCATGTTCCTTCTACGATCAGGGGTGCAATGGGGGCTACCCCTACCTGGTGTCTAAGATGGCCAAGCTGCAGGGTATCCCCCTGGATAAGGTGTTCCCCTACACGGCCACGGCGGAGACCTGTCCCTACCCTGTGGACCAGGCTGGCCCGATGACGACTCCTGCCCCGGGCGCTGCCAACAGGGGTAGCGGTAGCGCGAAGCCGTTGAACAACTTGAGGCAGATAAACGCAGTGATATTTGGCAAGCGAACCACCAACGACATGCACGAACACTTTGAAAGTCCCATAAGTGACGACCCAGACAAGTGGTACGCAAAGGACTATAACTACATCGGGGGCTGCTACGGATGCAATCAGTGCAATGGAGAAAAGATTATGATGAACGAAATTTTTAGAAACGGACCCATCGTTGCTTCTTTTGAGGCTTCACCAGATTTCTACGAATACGCTGATGGGGTTTACTACGTGGAGGACTTCCCCCACGCCAGGAGGTGCACTGTGGACGACACCAAGAGTAACTTCGTATACAACATCACGGGGTGGGAGAAAGTGAACCACGCCATTGTGCTCGTCGGGtggggagaggaagaaatcgATGGCGCTCTCTACAAATTCTGGATCGGGCGAAACAGCTGGGGAAAGACTTGGGGCAAGGAGGGCTACTTTAAGATAATCCGGGGCGTCAACTTCAGCGGCATCGAGAGCCAGTCGCTCTTCATCGAGCCGGACTTTACTCGCGGCGCGGGCAAGATCCTGCTGGAGAAGCTCCGAAACGAGTGA